One genomic segment of Catalinimonas alkaloidigena includes these proteins:
- a CDS encoding penicillin-binding transpeptidase domain-containing protein has product MKSASLFLLLFTFGPLYGQLNLAKPFEDCNINGSITLYDYNSKKWISNDIHDSHKGTLPASTFKVINTLIALESGVVADVNEIIKWPGKTDTVKYGYRPDIYHDMNMKEAFRLSAGWAYVELAKEIGKEQYKRFLTQAHYGNADVSIDDPDFWNFGKLAISPANQIELLIGLYEETLPFSKSSFKALKEIMIEEKTEEYVLRAKTGWTRDSGKDTGWWIGYIEQKDDVYFFATRLIKDRNTINPDFGNCRKEITKTVLRNLHMIK; this is encoded by the coding sequence ATGAAATCAGCAAGCTTATTCCTGCTACTTTTTACTTTTGGCCCACTTTACGGGCAGTTGAACCTAGCAAAACCATTTGAAGATTGTAACATCAATGGAAGTATCACCCTATATGATTATAATTCCAAAAAATGGATATCCAACGACATTCATGACAGTCATAAGGGGACTTTACCAGCTTCTACCTTTAAAGTAATCAATACACTGATTGCTCTTGAATCAGGCGTCGTAGCTGATGTGAATGAAATTATTAAATGGCCTGGCAAAACAGATACTGTGAAATATGGATATCGACCAGACATTTATCATGACATGAACATGAAAGAGGCATTCCGTTTATCTGCAGGTTGGGCATATGTAGAATTAGCGAAAGAAATTGGTAAGGAGCAGTACAAAAGATTTTTAACTCAGGCCCATTATGGGAACGCGGATGTATCCATAGATGATCCAGACTTTTGGAATTTCGGTAAGCTTGCTATTTCTCCTGCAAATCAGATTGAGCTATTAATCGGACTGTATGAAGAGACACTCCCTTTTTCTAAAAGCTCATTCAAGGCCTTGAAAGAAATAATGATAGAGGAAAAAACAGAAGAGTATGTCTTAAGGGCAAAAACAGGATGGACAAGGGATAGTGGAAAAGATACTGGTTGGTGGATTGGATATATTGAGCAAAAGGATGATGTATATTTTTTTGCCACTCGCCTGATTAAAGACCGTAATACCATCAATCCTGATTTTGGAAATTGTAGAAAGGAAATTACCAAAACAGTATTGCGGAACCTGCATATGATAAAATAG
- a CDS encoding class I SAM-dependent methyltransferase, which yields MARSSPDTSDVYGKALLDYYQKGEAATLYLHTSYNAVEEMPVDWFFREEEDFPAIEIRALDLCKGKILDIGAGVGSHAIYLYEKGKEVHCLEQSSSCIEIMKARGLSNLLCQSIWEPIAHQYDTLLMMMNGIGIVGDMEGLRTFLREAHQWLIPNGKIIFDSSDLSYLYPDIRDQHHPYNGEIRYQYEYKGKKGDWFSWLYIDPMTMKKIAGQEGWKFQLITEDHNDQYLATLLKY from the coding sequence ATGGCAAGATCAAGCCCTGATACATCCGATGTCTACGGAAAAGCACTATTAGATTACTACCAAAAAGGAGAAGCTGCCACCCTTTATCTTCATACCAGTTATAATGCAGTTGAAGAAATGCCGGTAGATTGGTTCTTCCGGGAAGAAGAAGATTTTCCTGCCATAGAAATTCGTGCACTGGACTTATGTAAAGGGAAGATTTTGGATATCGGGGCGGGGGTGGGTAGTCATGCGATATATTTATACGAAAAAGGCAAGGAAGTACATTGTCTTGAACAGTCCTCATCCTGCATTGAGATCATGAAAGCCCGGGGGCTGAGTAACTTATTATGTCAATCCATCTGGGAACCCATAGCACATCAATACGACACCTTACTCATGATGATGAATGGGATAGGTATTGTAGGAGACATGGAAGGGCTTCGTACATTTCTTCGTGAGGCACATCAGTGGCTAATACCCAATGGAAAAATCATTTTTGACTCCAGCGATCTTTCTTACCTCTATCCGGACATAAGAGACCAACATCATCCTTACAATGGGGAAATACGCTATCAGTACGAATACAAGGGAAAAAAAGGCGATTGGTTTTCCTGGCTCTATATTGATCCGATGACGATGAAGAAAATAGCCGGGCAGGAAGGATGGAAATTCCAGTTGATCACAGAAGACCATAATGATCAATACCTGGCAACATTACTTAAGTATTAA
- the xseB gene encoding exodeoxyribonuclease VII small subunit, translated as MSPKKKSKELKYQEALDELETIVNEVESDSMDVDLLSEKIERALTLINYCRAKLNDTDNKIQKAFDDEETEEY; from the coding sequence ATGAGCCCAAAGAAAAAAAGTAAAGAACTGAAATATCAGGAAGCCCTGGATGAGTTAGAAACTATCGTTAATGAAGTAGAGAGTGACAGTATGGACGTGGACCTTCTTTCCGAAAAGATTGAACGTGCCCTTACTTTGATCAATTACTGTCGTGCGAAACTCAATGATACTGATAACAAAATTCAGAAGGCATTTGATGATGAAGAAACTGAAGAGTATTAG
- a CDS encoding exodeoxyribonuclease VII large subunit — MKTPTAVAEFLINGALSFDEKLENLWYRIAQQAQFSLKENSYMLDNLSNSLKFAAHNIMQHESHQLAQTQQRLKYFSKQQIRGESEKLTMMRKKLHSDSQKRLGNISEKLSHYQKFLIASDPEQILKRGFTYTSVNGTSLSQVHELKKGDLLETISEKHLLQSKVEYIKNREKNEPKEKK, encoded by the coding sequence ATGAAAACTCCTACTGCCGTCGCTGAATTTCTGATCAATGGTGCCCTGAGTTTTGATGAGAAACTGGAAAACCTCTGGTATCGCATTGCACAGCAGGCCCAGTTTAGCCTTAAGGAAAACAGCTACATGCTGGATAACCTTAGCAATAGCTTGAAGTTTGCCGCTCACAATATCATGCAGCACGAAAGTCATCAGCTAGCTCAGACGCAGCAGCGTTTAAAGTACTTCAGCAAACAGCAAATCAGAGGAGAGTCGGAAAAGCTGACAATGATGAGAAAAAAACTTCACTCAGATTCTCAGAAACGCTTAGGAAATATCAGCGAAAAACTAAGCCATTATCAGAAGTTTCTTATCGCTTCAGATCCCGAACAAATCCTGAAAAGGGGGTTCACCTACACATCAGTAAATGGTACGTCTTTATCCCAAGTGCATGAACTAAAGAAAGGCGATCTGTTGGAAACCATAAGCGAGAAACATCTCTTGCAAAGTAAGGTTGAATATATCAAGAACCGAGAAAAAAATGAGCCCAAAGAAAAAAAGTAA
- a CDS encoding metal-dependent hydrolase, with product MKLSYYGHSCFAVEIKGKKLLFDPFITPNELAKDVDPEKVEADYILVSHGHQDHMADAMDIAKRTNAPIISNFEIVTWFGEQGIEDTIPMNHGGAIGLDFCKIKYVNAIHSSVLPDGTYGGNPGGFIIMSDDTNFYYAGDTALTLDMQLIPRFAKLDLAILPIGDCLTMGIEDAITCCDFIQCDKVMGVHYDTFPNIRIDHQKAIETFKNAGKELQLLEIGKSADF from the coding sequence ATGAAACTTAGCTATTATGGACATTCCTGTTTTGCAGTTGAAATCAAAGGAAAAAAGCTTCTTTTTGACCCTTTCATCACCCCCAATGAGCTAGCAAAAGATGTGGATCCCGAAAAAGTTGAGGCAGATTATATTTTAGTAAGTCACGGACATCAGGATCATATGGCAGATGCTATGGATATCGCAAAACGAACGAATGCGCCCATCATCTCAAATTTTGAAATTGTAACCTGGTTTGGGGAGCAAGGAATTGAAGATACCATACCCATGAATCACGGGGGAGCCATTGGCCTGGACTTCTGTAAGATAAAATATGTTAATGCGATACATTCCTCAGTGCTTCCCGATGGCACCTATGGTGGTAATCCAGGAGGCTTCATCATCATGTCAGATGATACAAATTTTTATTATGCTGGCGATACTGCGCTTACGCTTGATATGCAGTTGATTCCACGTTTCGCTAAATTAGACCTGGCAATTTTACCCATCGGCGACTGCCTGACCATGGGCATAGAAGATGCGATCACCTGCTGCGATTTCATCCAGTGTGATAAAGTGATGGGGGTTCATTATGACACATTCCCCAACATCAGAATTGATCATCAGAAAGCGATTGAAACTTTTAAAAATGCAGGCAAAGAACTACAACTGCTGGAAATTGGAAAGTCAGCGGATTTTTAA
- a CDS encoding GAF domain-containing sensor histidine kinase: protein MNRNSDLTLESQTLNSKHLRDHQYISPENDFDDLLRLASLHCNAPYAVLTIFEKERKWFKAKADIHFIESPFEIDFCMQTLHTNDIVLVEDTRADERFAQLPMVLSVPKIRFYLAIPIFISEGYRVGNLCVLDTVARTLSKDQIFGLEVIAKQLMQQLEFKLQVLDLTKSIGKIHKQNKELKRLNLVSNKLISIISHDLRSPMTTLKGFIEVSNLNILDQIESIQFRKGITEMLNSTLDLMENLIQWGSMHMKESRVVYQPLQLDSLIQEVISHLQLITLHKKNSVICHLSEPYMILGDHVMLKFIIRNLLQNANKFTDEGVIEITVTQNDQFHKISIKDSGVGMKKEQIINLFNWSKRISTRGTVGEKGAGIGLMICKEFVEKHGGTLEGESTFQKGSIFSFTLSKDL, encoded by the coding sequence ATGAATAGAAATTCTGATCTTACATTAGAGTCACAAACTTTAAACAGTAAGCATTTACGTGATCATCAATACATTTCCCCGGAGAATGATTTTGATGATCTGCTCAGACTAGCATCCCTGCATTGTAATGCCCCTTATGCTGTTCTTACCATCTTTGAAAAGGAAAGAAAATGGTTCAAAGCAAAAGCGGATATACATTTTATAGAATCCCCTTTTGAGATAGACTTTTGTATGCAGACTCTGCATACAAACGATATTGTGCTGGTAGAGGATACCCGTGCGGATGAAAGGTTTGCACAACTCCCAATGGTACTGAGTGTACCAAAAATACGCTTTTATTTAGCAATACCCATCTTTATTTCTGAAGGATATAGGGTGGGTAATTTATGCGTATTAGATACGGTAGCACGTACCCTGTCCAAGGATCAGATTTTTGGGCTGGAAGTAATCGCAAAGCAGCTAATGCAGCAATTAGAGTTTAAGCTACAGGTATTGGATCTGACAAAATCAATAGGAAAGATACATAAGCAAAATAAAGAACTCAAACGCTTAAATTTGGTCAGTAACAAATTGATTTCTATTATTTCCCATGACCTGAGAAGTCCTATGACTACGCTCAAAGGTTTTATAGAAGTCTCTAATCTCAATATCCTTGATCAAATAGAATCTATACAGTTTAGAAAGGGTATTACTGAAATGTTGAATTCTACGCTGGACCTGATGGAAAACCTCATACAGTGGGGTAGTATGCACATGAAGGAAAGTAGGGTAGTTTATCAACCTCTACAACTGGACAGTCTGATTCAGGAAGTCATCAGTCATTTGCAACTCATCACTTTACATAAGAAGAATAGTGTCATTTGTCATCTCAGTGAACCCTATATGATCCTTGGAGATCATGTCATGCTGAAATTTATTATCCGTAATCTCCTTCAAAACGCTAACAAATTCACAGATGAGGGTGTCATTGAAATCACAGTCACACAAAATGATCAATTCCACAAAATTAGTATCAAAGATAGTGGCGTAGGGATGAAAAAAGAGCAAATTATAAACTTATTCAACTGGAGCAAGCGAATTAGTACACGAGGTACTGTGGGAGAAAAAGGAGCGGGAATAGGTTTGATGATATGCAAAGAGTTTGTGGAGAAGCATGGAGGAACTTTAGAGGGAGAAAGCACTTTCCAGAAAGGAAGTATTTTTAGCTTTACCCTAAGTAAAGATTTATAG
- a CDS encoding GNAT family N-acetyltransferase: MTLKQPSLRFTLDRNLVSPREQMHFTTYLNANQWDETVWLILNGMLETSTAYTIPKVLRGYYDNLLVGVAYIIECRKPAHSFFDNPLATLINAPQIPIYFWTRNGVMVDSNTNRGFVSDELDLFTFYQQAIAYLNEKYLYGLVLESSVERPAAGYTSSPLCDCGLVEIDSYTPVELMLAKHKNLRKKKRKFENKGGVISTVRGALDKDTLHKAMQFLATLKLQVQTPYQDNYVNMAYKSGSLEDSNLVHLIATLDGAMVGYHSFVQCQNNLHCLSGAFDRTRKSNYHAYENMILESMHYAQQNKIDTIYYGPVLNPTKASLMSSTEDWEMRFYSRFAVLRNALKMITPYSKLKPDTFIPFQKTKRSVMNDILTN; the protein is encoded by the coding sequence ATGACACTTAAGCAACCTAGTCTTCGCTTTACACTGGACAGAAATTTAGTGAGCCCCAGAGAACAAATGCATTTCACTACTTACCTGAACGCCAACCAGTGGGATGAAACTGTTTGGCTTATCCTTAATGGTATGCTGGAAACTTCTACGGCTTACACCATCCCCAAAGTTTTACGTGGGTACTATGATAATCTGTTAGTAGGTGTAGCTTACATTATTGAATGCAGAAAACCAGCCCATTCCTTCTTTGACAATCCTTTGGCTACGCTTATCAATGCCCCGCAAATTCCTATATACTTCTGGACCAGGAATGGAGTAATGGTGGACAGCAATACGAACAGGGGCTTTGTGAGCGACGAGTTGGATCTGTTTACATTTTATCAACAGGCAATTGCATACCTAAACGAGAAATACTTATATGGGCTGGTATTGGAAAGTAGTGTAGAACGTCCCGCAGCTGGTTATACTTCTTCGCCTTTATGCGATTGTGGTTTGGTGGAGATTGATTCCTACACTCCGGTTGAGCTGATGCTCGCAAAGCACAAAAATTTACGAAAGAAAAAACGTAAGTTTGAAAACAAAGGAGGAGTAATAAGTACAGTCCGTGGAGCGCTGGATAAGGATACTTTACATAAAGCAATGCAGTTTTTAGCTACGCTAAAGTTACAGGTACAGACTCCTTATCAGGACAATTATGTAAATATGGCTTATAAAAGCGGAAGCCTTGAGGATTCCAATCTAGTGCACCTGATCGCAACATTAGATGGGGCGATGGTAGGTTATCATTCTTTTGTTCAATGCCAAAATAATTTGCATTGCCTATCTGGTGCTTTTGATCGTACGCGTAAATCAAACTACCATGCCTATGAAAATATGATATTAGAATCAATGCACTATGCCCAGCAAAATAAAATAGACACCATTTATTACGGACCCGTCCTAAATCCTACTAAAGCCTCCTTGATGAGTAGTACGGAAGATTGGGAAATGAGATTTTATTCCAGGTTTGCCGTGCTGAGAAATGCTTTAAAAATGATCACTCCTTATTCCAAACTTAAACCTGATACATTCATTCCTTTCCAAAAAACAAAGCGGAGCGTGATGAATGATATACTTACTAATTGA
- a CDS encoding SPFH domain-containing protein, whose amino-acid sequence MKQEKEVSALSGYVMAVVAFILVSVILLAAAITKNPLLFALSIVGIAFFVRGFFMVYPNESRVLVLFGDYVGTVKKNGFFWTNPFYSRQKISLRARNFDSERVKVNDKLGNPIMISVILVWKVEDTYKAAFEVDIFENFVKVQSDAAVRKLAYSYPYDNFNEEDEITLVSGVDEVNEALENQLSDRLKMAGIHVIEARIGYLAYSSEIASAMLRRQQATAIVAAREKIVEGAVSMVEMALEELAQKQIIELDEEKKASMVSNLMVVLCADKDVSPVVNTGTLYQ is encoded by the coding sequence ATGAAACAGGAAAAAGAAGTATCAGCCCTCTCAGGTTATGTTATGGCAGTCGTTGCTTTCATTTTAGTAAGTGTAATACTGCTGGCTGCGGCCATCACCAAAAACCCATTGTTATTTGCGCTATCAATTGTAGGCATTGCTTTCTTTGTCAGAGGCTTTTTTATGGTTTATCCCAATGAATCCAGGGTACTGGTACTCTTTGGCGACTATGTAGGAACGGTTAAAAAGAATGGCTTTTTCTGGACCAATCCTTTTTATAGCCGTCAGAAGATCTCCTTGCGGGCCCGAAATTTTGACAGTGAACGGGTAAAAGTGAATGATAAACTGGGTAACCCGATTATGATTAGCGTGATACTGGTATGGAAGGTAGAAGATACCTATAAAGCGGCTTTTGAAGTGGATATCTTTGAGAATTTCGTGAAGGTGCAGTCGGATGCGGCGGTAAGAAAACTGGCCTATTCTTATCCTTATGATAACTTTAATGAGGAAGATGAGATTACTTTGGTATCGGGGGTAGATGAGGTGAATGAAGCACTGGAAAATCAATTGTCTGACCGGCTGAAGATGGCAGGTATACATGTGATCGAAGCCCGCATCGGTTATCTGGCCTACTCTTCAGAGATCGCCAGCGCCATGCTACGCCGTCAGCAGGCTACCGCGATTGTGGCGGCAAGAGAGAAAATCGTGGAAGGTGCGGTGAGTATGGTAGAGATGGCATTGGAAGAGCTGGCCCAGAAGCAGATCATTGAACTGGATGAAGAGAAAAAAGCTTCTATGGTGAGTAATCTTATGGTAGTGCTCTGCGCGGATAAAGATGTATCTCCGGTGGTCAATACTGGTACTTTGTATCAATAA
- a CDS encoding VPS10 domain-containing protein produces the protein MMHSYNAGWGGRGIVLLLFLTLIFSYDLSAQRRNRAQAGTLSYDTALYNGLEWRSIGPYRGGRSATVTGVPGHPDLFYFGAAGGGVWKTEDAGQSWENITDGYFGGSIGAVAVSEYDNNVIYVGGGEKTVRGNVSFGYGVWKSTDAGKTWKNIGLNETRQIGRIRIHPQNPDIVYVAAMGNLFASNEQRGVFRSTDGGESWEKVLYANDNAGAVDLVLDPNNPRIMYASTWRIQRTPYSLESGGEGSALWKSTDAGDSWTEISDNEGMPEGTLGIIGVTVSPVNSERVFAIIEADNGGVFRSDDAGKSWTKTNDDRSLRQRAWYYTRIYADTEDEDLVYVLNVSYHKSKDGGKTFESFNAPHGDHHDLWIAPEDNQRMIIADDGGAQVSKDGGENWTTYHNQPTAQFYRVTTDDHFPYRIYGAQQDNSTIRILHRTDDYSINENHWEETAGGESAHLAIDPENNDIVYGGSYGGFLSRLNHDNNQIRLINVWPDNPMGYGAKSLKYRFQWNYPIFFSPHNPDKMYAASNHLHVTTDEGQSWEEISPDLTRNDTTKLGSSGGPITKDNTSVEYYATIFAVIESPYEEGLLWVGSDDGLIHVSKDGGDNWENVTPPDMPEWMMINSLEADPFTEGGAYVAGTRYKLGDFQPYLYKTKDYGKSWELIVNGIESEHFTRVVRADPKRQGLLYAGTETGMYVSFDDGASWSPFQLNLPIVPITDLTVKENNLIAATQGRSFWLIDDLTPLHQLNEQVASSNYHLYKPMDSYLMDGGQRGDSPTEGTNHPEGVMIHYYLRNEVDSATTVSLKIKENNGKLIREFSTDYAENEDDLSKAKLEAEQGFNTFNWDMSYPDAKSFEGMILWGGGMNGPRALSGTYQVELTVNGQVTGQSFKILADPRWTSTPADLQAQFDFLISVRDKLTETHQTIEGIRNIREQMNTVVERVKGKENMQEIVDKAEAIDQQITQIEKELYQTKNRSRQDPLNFPIKLNNKLANVGLQVGNGHFRPTQQAVAFKNEITEQIDAQLQKFRKVVNQEVPEFNRMVQEKNVSAVSLKDEASPVNP, from the coding sequence ATGATGCATAGCTACAACGCAGGATGGGGCGGTAGAGGAATTGTGCTTTTACTTTTCCTTACGCTTATTTTTTCTTATGATTTAAGCGCGCAAAGAAGAAATCGTGCACAGGCAGGCACGCTTTCTTATGATACCGCGCTCTACAACGGATTGGAATGGAGGTCTATCGGACCCTACAGAGGAGGTCGTTCCGCGACGGTAACGGGTGTACCCGGACATCCGGATCTTTTTTACTTTGGCGCAGCGGGTGGTGGCGTATGGAAAACTGAAGATGCAGGACAGAGCTGGGAAAATATTACTGACGGATATTTCGGAGGTTCTATCGGAGCAGTTGCCGTTAGCGAATATGATAACAATGTAATCTACGTAGGAGGGGGAGAGAAAACCGTAAGGGGTAATGTCTCTTTCGGCTATGGCGTATGGAAATCTACGGATGCCGGTAAGACGTGGAAGAACATCGGACTGAATGAAACCCGCCAGATTGGTAGAATCAGAATTCATCCGCAAAACCCTGACATCGTTTATGTGGCGGCTATGGGTAATCTCTTTGCTTCCAATGAACAGCGAGGTGTGTTTCGCTCTACAGATGGAGGAGAAAGCTGGGAGAAAGTGCTCTATGCCAATGACAATGCCGGAGCAGTTGATCTGGTGTTAGATCCTAACAATCCTCGTATCATGTACGCCAGTACCTGGAGAATTCAGCGTACACCTTACAGCCTGGAAAGTGGGGGAGAAGGCTCCGCACTCTGGAAAAGCACCGATGCCGGTGATAGCTGGACAGAAATTTCGGATAATGAAGGTATGCCTGAAGGTACACTGGGCATTATAGGGGTAACAGTTTCACCGGTCAATTCCGAAAGGGTGTTTGCAATTATTGAAGCCGACAATGGGGGAGTCTTTCGTTCTGATGATGCCGGTAAAAGCTGGACCAAAACCAACGATGACCGTAGCCTGCGCCAAAGGGCGTGGTACTATACCCGTATCTACGCCGATACTGAAGATGAAGACTTAGTGTATGTGCTAAATGTAAGCTATCACAAGTCTAAAGATGGAGGTAAAACCTTTGAATCCTTTAACGCACCCCACGGAGATCATCACGATCTATGGATAGCGCCCGAAGATAACCAAAGGATGATCATCGCTGATGATGGGGGAGCGCAGGTAAGTAAAGATGGCGGGGAGAACTGGACTACTTACCACAATCAGCCTACCGCACAGTTTTACCGGGTAACTACCGATGATCATTTCCCATACCGCATCTATGGTGCCCAGCAGGATAATTCTACCATCCGTATCCTGCACCGTACGGACGATTATAGCATCAATGAAAATCACTGGGAGGAAACTGCCGGTGGTGAGAGTGCCCACCTGGCCATAGATCCTGAGAATAACGATATCGTCTATGGCGGTAGTTATGGAGGATTTTTGTCCCGACTTAACCATGATAATAATCAGATCCGACTGATTAATGTTTGGCCGGATAACCCCATGGGTTATGGAGCCAAGTCCCTGAAGTACCGCTTCCAGTGGAACTATCCGATCTTCTTCTCACCACATAATCCTGATAAGATGTATGCAGCTTCCAACCATCTGCATGTCACTACCGATGAAGGACAAAGCTGGGAAGAGATCAGTCCTGACCTTACCCGTAATGATACCACCAAACTGGGCTCTTCCGGTGGTCCTATCACCAAAGACAACACCAGCGTGGAATATTATGCGACCATCTTCGCGGTCATAGAATCTCCCTATGAAGAAGGCTTGCTTTGGGTAGGTTCTGATGACGGACTGATTCATGTGAGTAAAGATGGAGGTGACAATTGGGAAAACGTAACTCCCCCCGATATGCCGGAGTGGATGATGATCAACAGCTTAGAAGCTGATCCTTTTACTGAGGGAGGAGCTTATGTAGCAGGTACCAGATATAAGTTAGGTGACTTTCAGCCCTATTTGTATAAGACCAAAGACTATGGCAAGAGCTGGGAGCTGATAGTGAATGGCATTGAGTCCGAACATTTTACCCGGGTAGTTAGAGCAGACCCCAAACGACAGGGCTTGTTGTATGCCGGTACAGAAACAGGTATGTATGTTTCATTTGATGATGGTGCAAGCTGGTCACCATTTCAGTTAAATCTGCCCATTGTGCCGATTACTGATTTGACAGTAAAGGAAAACAATCTGATTGCCGCTACCCAGGGACGTAGTTTCTGGCTCATAGATGACCTTACCCCCTTGCATCAGTTGAATGAGCAGGTGGCCAGCAGTAATTATCACCTCTATAAGCCGATGGACAGCTATCTGATGGATGGCGGTCAGCGCGGGGACTCACCTACAGAGGGTACTAACCATCCGGAAGGCGTGATGATCCATTACTACCTCAGAAATGAAGTAGATTCAGCTACTACTGTAAGCCTGAAGATTAAGGAGAACAATGGTAAACTAATCAGAGAATTTAGCACTGACTATGCTGAAAATGAAGATGATCTTAGCAAAGCAAAGCTGGAAGCTGAGCAGGGTTTCAATACTTTCAACTGGGATATGAGTTATCCTGATGCCAAAAGCTTTGAAGGTATGATACTCTGGGGAGGGGGCATGAACGGACCAAGAGCGCTGTCTGGTACCTATCAGGTAGAATTGACAGTCAATGGTCAGGTGACGGGGCAGAGTTTTAAAATTCTGGCTGATCCACGTTGGACTTCTACCCCTGCCGACCTGCAGGCACAGTTTGATTTTCTGATCTCGGTAAGAGACAAGCTGACCGAAACCCATCAGACTATTGAGGGTATCCGCAATATCAGGGAGCAGATGAATACGGTTGTAGAAAGAGTAAAAGGAAAGGAAAATATGCAGGAGATCGTGGATAAAGCAGAGGCGATTGACCAGCAGATTACACAAATAGAAAAAGAACTGTATCAGACCAAGAACCGCAGCCGTCAGGATCCGCTAAATTTCCCGATAAAGCTGAATAATAAACTGGCTAACGTAGGTTTACAGGTGGGCAACGGACATTTCCGCCCTACACAGCAGGCTGTTGCGTTTAAAAATGAGATTACCGAACAGATTGATGCCCAGTTGCAGAAGTTCAGAAAGGTAGTCAACCAGGAAGTTCCTGAGTTTAACCGCATGGTACAGGAGAAAAACGTCAGTGCCGTAAGCTTGAAAGACGAAGCTAGTCCGGTGAATCCCTAA
- a CDS encoding Arc family DNA-binding protein, which produces MAKKKPFVLRVSPEMKEAVEKWAADEFRSVNGQLEWIIDRALKEAGRNPKKEKGDDAK; this is translated from the coding sequence ATGGCCAAGAAGAAGCCATTTGTGTTGCGGGTGAGTCCGGAAATGAAGGAAGCGGTAGAAAAGTGGGCCGCTGACGAGTTCAGAAGCGTCAACGGTCAGCTGGAGTGGATCATTGACCGGGCCTTGAAGGAAGCAGGCCGTAATCCGAAAAAAGAAAAGGGAGATGATGCTAAGTGA